The Kitasatospora herbaricolor region GAAGGCGGATGCTCCGAACGACCTGGGGCGAGTGCCTCGTACGCCTCCTCCAGGTCGTGGGCGGGTCGGAACTCGACGAAGTCCGGTGGGATCAGGAACTGGGTCTTGTCCGTCGGGTCGAGGTGGTGGTGCCCGATCTGGAACGCGGCGGCCAGGGCGAACATCCGCTGCCACTCGGTGGCGCGCGGGTTGAACACGCGCAGCTTCACCGTCCGGAGGATCTGCGCGGCGTGCTGCGGGCGTCGATCCGCAGCCACTCCACCGGCGACTTGCGGAGCCGCCCAGCGCGTCCGGTGCTGCTTTGCTCTCCTCCGCTGGCACTGCCCGCCGCAAAACCTGCGACCGAAGAACAGCAGGGCCGGAGCGGGCCGACAGCCGCAGGAGGATCGGGAGGATGATCACGCGGGAACTGCAGGCACCCCACCCGACGTCAGGGGTAGTTGTACGGTTACCAAACGTGATGCGTTGCAGTCAGGATCGGACGATTCTTCGGGGGAGGGATCTGCGGTGAGCGGATTCGAAGTGAATGTGGATGAGATGCGAGCGTCCGCGGGGCTCGTGCGCACCATCGGGGACGATCTCGCGGGTCCGGTGGACACCGCCGTCAAGGGGGCTTCTTCGGCTGCCGGGCTGTTGGCCGGCTGGTCTCTGGCGGGCGGTTTGGAGCAGTTGGCGTCGGGCTGGGGCGGGCCGCTTGCGGCGCTGCGCCAGCGGTTGGCGGACACGGCGGCGAACCTGGAAGCCACCGCTCAGAACCACCAGTGGAACGACCAGTCGATCGCCGACACCTGGAAGGCGCAGGGGGCCCGGTGAGCAACGTCTACGCTCTGCTGCTGAAGTTCGATCCGCACGTCCTGCATGACACCGCGAAGGGTTGGCGGGGTCTGTCCCATGCGGTGGAGGACGCGGGCTCCAGGCACCGGGGGAAGGTGAACGTTCCCCTGCACGGGTCCTGGAAGGGTGACGCGGCCCAGGCGGGTTTCAGGACGATGGCGCGTACCGAGCAGTTGCTGGACCTCGTGCGGGTGGAGGCGGAGGCTGCCGCCCTCACGTTGGACACCGTTGCCGACCGGATGTTCCAGGCGCAGACCAATCTGGCGAATGCGGTGCGCAGGGCGCAGGAGCAGGGCATGCGGGTGGGCGCCGACGGCACCGTCGACATGCCTGCGGAGGACGCCGCCGATCGGCACGATCCTGACGCGCAGAATGCCCGGCGTGTGCTGGCGGGCCTCAAGGGCGAGCTGCAGCTTCGGATCGATGCCGCGCTGAGGGCCGCGCAGGAGGCCAGTGACCAGGGGAACGCGGCACTGGGCCGCCTGGATTCCGGCATCTTCGGCCAGGCCCGGACGGCCGGGGCGACGAGTGAGGCCGGCAAGGACGTCCGGGCGGTGTTCAAGGACCTCGGGCTGACGGATGCCTCGCTCCCTGACGGGAAGGATCCCCAGCGGTCGGCCGACTGGTGGAAGTCGCTGACGCCCGAGCAGCGGGACACCTACCTCGCGCTTCACCCGGGGGAGATAGGTCGCCTGGACGGGCTGCCGACGACGGTGCGTGACGAGGCCAACCGCCTTGTCCTGGGCCAGCGGATCTCGGAGATGCAGTCGGGCACACCCTCGTCCCTCGGGCTGAGCGACGAGGAGTACCGCAGCCGCCGGGCCGCGTTGGAGGAGATCCGGCGCAAGCTTGAGGAGAGTGACGGCAACGACGAGCCGCACAGGATGTTCCTCCTGGGCATCGAACCCGACAAGCACAACGGCCGGGCGATCGTCGCAACCGGGAACCCCGACAATTCCCAGCACACCGCTGTGTTCGTCCCCGGCACCGGCACTGTCCTGGCCGGCGTGCCCGGACAGATGGACCACATCAGGAAACTGCAGAACATGGCGAACGACGAGGCCGCGGACGGGGAGAAGGTCGCGGTGGTGTCCTGGCTCGGGTACGAGACTCCCGACTGGACGGACGGCAGCGTCGCGAGCGCAGCGCGGGGGGATGCCGGTGCCGAGGACATGCGTCGCTTCACCAACGGTGTCCGGGTCGCGCAGAGCGACAACCTGTGCGGCCACCTGACCGTCATCGGTCACAGTTACGGCACCTACGCGGTGGGGTCGGCCGCCCGCGGGGAGGGCGGCCTGCACGTGGACGACATCGTCTCCCTCGCCAGCCCCGGG contains the following coding sequences:
- a CDS encoding alpha/beta hydrolase, translating into MSNVYALLLKFDPHVLHDTAKGWRGLSHAVEDAGSRHRGKVNVPLHGSWKGDAAQAGFRTMARTEQLLDLVRVEAEAAALTLDTVADRMFQAQTNLANAVRRAQEQGMRVGADGTVDMPAEDAADRHDPDAQNARRVLAGLKGELQLRIDAALRAAQEASDQGNAALGRLDSGIFGQARTAGATSEAGKDVRAVFKDLGLTDASLPDGKDPQRSADWWKSLTPEQRDTYLALHPGEIGRLDGLPTTVRDEANRLVLGQRISEMQSGTPSSLGLSDEEYRSRRAALEEIRRKLEESDGNDEPHRMFLLGIEPDKHNGRAIVATGNPDNSQHTAVFVPGTGTVLAGVPGQMDHIRKLQNMANDEAADGEKVAVVSWLGYETPDWTDGSVASAARGDAGAEDMRRFTNGVRVAQSDNLCGHLTVIGHSYGTYAVGSAARGEGGLHVDDIVSLASPGMGVDNASELNIDPGHVWVGTARNDTIQEVDTALGKQPLDGNFGGQRIEVDTSGHGGYWKDDSVSLRNQGKIIVGRPPIISPKLAY